Genomic DNA from Acidobacteriota bacterium:
TGTCCAGGCGATTCTGCAGCAGGTTCTCCCGCGCCGCCTGGACTTTGGCGTTGACGTAGGCGATGAGCTGCGCCAGCCCGTCGTGCATGTCGTGGGCGATGTGTAGCCGCTCCTCCGCCGCCGCCAGCTCCGCGATGCGGCGGTGTAGGTAGGCGTTGTCGATGGCGATGGCGGCCTGGGTGGCGAAGCGCACCAGGGTTTCCTCATCCTCGGGATGGAAGGGAGTGTCGTCTTCTTTCTCGCTCAGATAGAGATTGCCGCGGTAGGGGCTTTTCTCGCACACCACCGGCACCGCCAGCAGGGATTTGAGATCCGGGTGGTGCAGGGGAAAGCCGGTGGCGCGGGGATCGCTGCTCATCTCTCCCAGGCGTAGCCGCTCTCCCTGTTGCAGTACCACTCCCAGGAGCCCCTGACCTTTCGGCGGATCGCCGATGAGGCGGCTTTCCTCGTCGTTCATACCCGAGGTGATGAAGGCCTCGATGCGCTGGTCGCCGTCGGTCACCGACAGGGCGCCGTAGCGGGCCTCGAGGAGGGATCGGGCTTGGTCCACCACTTTCTGCAAGACGGCTTCCAGGGACAGCTCCGCCACCACCGCCAGTCCCGCTTGGTGGAGGCCCAAGAGCTCTTGATTCTGCCGAATCAGGCGCTGGTTGAGGGTTTCCAGGGGCTTGAGGATGAGGATGGCGCAAATCAGCGACAGGACCACCAAGAGGATGACCAGCGCAACGCGGTCGATGACCGGCGAGATGTACGGGCTGAGGAAGTAGCGCG
This window encodes:
- a CDS encoding GAF domain-containing sensor histidine kinase — its product is MSRTDQPPRQHASDEDRNGKPTPELPEEINGIFHWLRWAALLAPLLLVAVLEGSRYFLSPYISPVIDRVALVILLVVLSLICAILILKPLETLNQRLIRQNQELLGLHQAGLAVVAELSLEAVLQKVVDQARSLLEARYGALSVTDGDQRIEAFITSGMNDEESRLIGDPPKGQGLLGVVLQQGERLRLGEMSSDPRATGFPLHHPDLKSLLAVPVVCEKSPYRGNLYLSEKEDDTPFHPEDEETLVRFATQAAIAIDNAYLHRRIAELAAAEERLHIAHDMHDGLAQLIAYVNAKVQAARENLLQNRLDTAAEQLDQLSVTARQAYGDVRSQILDLRSSSRAGRGELADTLETYVEQWRQQSGLRAELELEGELHDLEPMVELQLLRIIQESLANVRKHAGASCVQLNLKRVERSLEVQIQDDGQGFDPDRLTPSASPRFGLSTMRERAASIGARLHIRSELKQGTTVTVHVPNAQLKPEIYHATGHRG